CTGGAGCGCCGCATGCGGCGCTCCAAGAAGAGCACGGGTGCCGTGGTGGGCCCTGAAGCGCTCGAGAACCTGGAGACGATCGGCCCCAAGACGATCCGCATGGATCACGGTGAGAACACTGGTGGAGGCTTTGGGGGCGGCACCGCCTAGCGCCGATACCCCGATCACTCGGTGAGAACACGGAGGCAGTGGCATATCGCCACTGCCTCCGTCGTTACACGTTCGCCCAAGCGCCACGGCAGCCGGTCGGTAACTTGACGCGGGCACCAGCGGTGGGTTGCATACGTTCTGTGATCGTGCACCGGGCTCCAACTGCCAGTTCCTGTACGTACGTCCAGCGCTCCCGGGCCCTTGCGGCGGGAGGGTACGCACCGTGGACCCGGTGATCGTCGTCGGCGCGGGCCCCGTGGGGCTCACGCTCGCCCTGGCTCTCGCGCGTCACTCCGTACCCACTGTCGTACTCGACGAAGGGCCCGGCAAGGACGAGCAGCGGCCCGCGCGGACCGTCATCCTGCGGGATGACACCGCGGCCCTCATGGAGCGGCTCGCCGGTCACTCGTTCGGTGATCAGGACTCGGGAGCGCGGTGGGGCGGCTGGCGGTCCCTGCGGCGCAAGCAGCTGATGCGGGAGCTCACGTTCAGTGACGAGATGCCGGCCCCGCTGCACGTGCCCCAGCATGTGCTGACAGGAGCCCTGCGCGCGGCCATCGCCGAGGAGCGGCTGGTCAAGGTCGCGGTGGAGAGCAAGCTCGACTCCCTGGAGCAGGACGCGGGCGGCCTGACCGCCCACACTCGCGGCCCCAAGGACACCTGGTGGCGGGGCAGTTATCTGGTGGGCTGCGACGGGCCCCGGTCGACCGTGCGCAAGCTCCTCGACGTCCGCTTCCCGGGGCGCACGGCCGTCGAGCGACACGCCGTGGCCGCACTGCGCACGGAACTTCCCGGACCCGGCCAGGCGTTGTTGCATCGGATGCCTCCGTGGCGCCACGGAGGCGCCGAGGTGACGGGCCGTCCGCTCGCCGACGGGGTGTGGCGGCTCGACTGGCTGCTCCCGCCACGCGGCGAGCTCGTGACGCCGGACGCGCTCGTGGTGCGCATCCGCGAGACCCTCGCGGGCTGGTGCGGCGGCTCCACACCGCCGTACGAACTGCTCGACACCGGCGTGCACACCGTCCACCACCGGCTGGCCCGCCGGTGGCGGGTCGGCCGTGCCTTCCTCGCGGGCGACGCCGCGCATCTGCTCGGGGCGCTCGGGACGCAAGGGCTCGACGAAGGGCTGCGGGACGCGGACAACCTCGCCTGGAAGCTGGCGCTTGCCTGGCACCACGGCGCACGGGACGCCCTGCTCGACAGTTATCAGACCGAGCGGCGGGCCAGTGTCGCCGCACGCCTGCGCGCCGCCGACCAGTCGCTGCCGATACTGCGGGGCGGCAAGGGCCTGCGCTCCTATGTGCCGGGGTCCGCGCGCGGGCACGACACCCTCCTCACCGACGGACACGTGGGGCGCGGCCCCCTCGGCGCGCCCGCATCGTACGCGGACTCACCGCTGGCACCTCCGCCCTCCGAGTCCGAGGTTGTCGTGAACACGGAGCCGGGGGCTCCCGTGACCGATGTACCGGTGACGGCGCCCGACGGGTCCTTCGTACAGCTGCGCGACCGGCTCGGCGTGGGTCGGCTGCTCGTCGTCCTCGTCGCACCCGGCACGGTGGTGTGGGAACGACGGCACTGGGTGTCGGCCGGGATCATGCCCCGGCTCGCCGCCGCCGTCGCGGCACTGCCGCACCCGGCGGAACTCCTCGTCGCGGAGAGTTACCCAGGGGCCCCCGCGCACTCGGTGCTGCTCATCCGCCCCGACGGTCACCTGGTCACCGCGCTCGGCGGGGTGCGCCCCGCCGAGCTGTATACGGCGGCCGAGGCGGCCCTGGGCGGACCTGCTGCGAAACGGCGTTCGGACGGCGCGGCGACCCCGGAGAAGGCGCAGAGCACGGCCGCCGCGAGCCGTCCGACCACACAGTGAGAAGGAGTTGACCGGCACGCAGCGTCATGGTCTACTCCGAAATGTGACCGACACCGATGTGCGCCTGTGGCGGAGGGTCCATATGGACCTCGTCCGCTATGCGGGCTGCGTGTGTCGTCCGTCCTGCTGAATTCGCCCTCGTTTTCCCAGCGCGCGCTGCCTTCTTCTCGGTGCGCGCTTCCGCGAACTTCCAGGACGGTCTCCGTGTCTGTTTCTCTCTCCACCGCGCCTGCTTCCACGGCAGCGTCCGCGCCCACCGCCGCCGAGCTCCTCGAATTCGTGCGTCGTAGCGCCGCCGACCCCGAGCTCGTCGCCTCACTGCCGCTCGACCCCGAGGGCCGCACCTGGGTGCGCCTCGAAGGGCCCGGCGGCAGCGAGGCCTGGCTGATCGGCTGGCCGCCGGGCACCGGCACCGGGTGGCACGACCACGCGGAGTCGGTCGGTGCCTTCCTCACCGCTGCGGGCACGCTCAAGGAGAACTCGCTCGCCGCCCGGCTGCCCACCGACGGATGGAAGACCCTGGAGCTGTCCGAAGGGGTGGACCGCGAGCGGGAGTTGACGGCCGGCAAGGGCA
This Streptomyces sp. NBC_01283 DNA region includes the following protein-coding sequences:
- a CDS encoding putative leader peptide, producing the protein MRLWRRVHMDLVRYAGCVCRPSC
- a CDS encoding cysteine dioxygenase produces the protein MSVSLSTAPASTAASAPTAAELLEFVRRSAADPELVASLPLDPEGRTWVRLEGPGGSEAWLIGWPPGTGTGWHDHAESVGAFLTAAGTLKENSLAARLPTDGWKTLELSEGVDRERELTAGKGRAFGQNHVHEVLNESTSEHAISVHAYYPPLPRIRRYSRTGAVLRLESVERPEDWQ
- a CDS encoding FAD-dependent monooxygenase encodes the protein MDPVIVVGAGPVGLTLALALARHSVPTVVLDEGPGKDEQRPARTVILRDDTAALMERLAGHSFGDQDSGARWGGWRSLRRKQLMRELTFSDEMPAPLHVPQHVLTGALRAAIAEERLVKVAVESKLDSLEQDAGGLTAHTRGPKDTWWRGSYLVGCDGPRSTVRKLLDVRFPGRTAVERHAVAALRTELPGPGQALLHRMPPWRHGGAEVTGRPLADGVWRLDWLLPPRGELVTPDALVVRIRETLAGWCGGSTPPYELLDTGVHTVHHRLARRWRVGRAFLAGDAAHLLGALGTQGLDEGLRDADNLAWKLALAWHHGARDALLDSYQTERRASVAARLRAADQSLPILRGGKGLRSYVPGSARGHDTLLTDGHVGRGPLGAPASYADSPLAPPPSESEVVVNTEPGAPVTDVPVTAPDGSFVQLRDRLGVGRLLVVLVAPGTVVWERRHWVSAGIMPRLAAAVAALPHPAELLVAESYPGAPAHSVLLIRPDGHLVTALGGVRPAELYTAAEAALGGPAAKRRSDGAATPEKAQSTAAASRPTTQ